One Fusarium poae strain DAOMC 252244 chromosome 4, whole genome shotgun sequence DNA window includes the following coding sequences:
- a CDS encoding hypothetical protein (SECRETED:SignalP(1-18)), whose product MQIWKCCIVLTLLSSARSRYRLLVLPVPVYQECHLPTRPIRSALHGIMSRAPGSSSSAAKENTPSPNLSKSLMRLKGIREALGENTPARQQLFPSDVLKSRLNSARQASGQSMSFLPHQRTPSKTTNTTPHQQTSLELVHTPQEQVLVETAPPYHSQALLKAEECLSQQLSVRVGSREEDEFEKSSRGTWNSPKAMSPSSVSTDVQGAPLPAPLHVIEALGSTSVVNRQPSFSNVSLALSHCPVSDDKENQPLTAEDAWGLSRTTDADEADPNAQIVSATAIEKWNCGQGYHPIIPLTENRDSRIDDCDIDPETGDLIDPVRYIKLQKDSQANLDWRRMQLSSEERIAREIARREVVKKEIQQREQEEKYANMNFEEDKVPDAACTLRPAEDQDFQAIADIINLEREQGQNSQVYLPKIDRSTIGNLYNTCLQKHRPFIVAIPAPGRIPDRSKWSKAEQEEYREFLKFKQSRGTSKPTVLGFAVINDVHQGFLDSIFRGSRFSGNITVIVHPQHRKKLVGTALLDKILSCVDIYHRSEIDYTWDCAESRQIYEYVSAHNLRKYNKVYVEFFSIGKDDPEVGKIQRLLGKFDFEPVATFTNAVKHGIEPGVWKSLNVWELEVRTTNEIDQLPEDM is encoded by the exons ATGCAGATCT GGAAGTGTTGTATTGTTTTGACTCTTCTATCATCTGCTCGATCCCGTTATCGTCTACTTGTCCTGCCGGTTCCCGTCTACCAGGAGTGTCACTTGCCAACACGGCCCATCCGCAG TGCGCTTCACGGGATCATGTCGCGGGCGCCCGGAAGCTCAAGCTCTGCTGCGAAGGAGAACACTCCCTCACCTAACCTTTCCAAGTCACTCATGCGGCTTAAAGGTATTAGAGAGGCTCTTGGGGAAAACACTCCAGCTCGGCAACAGCTTTTCCCTAGTGATGTTTTGAAGAGTCGACTAAACAGCGCTCGACAAGCATCAGGACAATCGATGAGTTTCCTTCCTCATCAGCGAACACCTTCGAAGACAACCAATACAACTCCGCATCAGCAAACAAGCTTGGAGTTGGTTCATACACCCCAGGAACAAGTACTTGTCGAGACGGCGCCTCCTTATCACTCGCAAGCGCTTCTCAAGGCAGAAGAGTGTCTTTCTCAACAATTATCAGTAAGAGTGGGCTCTCGAGAGGAAGACGAATTCGAAAAGAGCTCCAGAGGCACTTGGAACTCTCCAAAGGCAATGTCGCCTTCAAGTGTATCAACTGATGTGCAAGGTGCTCCTTTGCCAGCACCACTTCATGTCATCGAGGCTCTTGGATCTACGTCAGTAGTGAACAGACAACCTTCCTTCAGCAATGTCTCTCTGGCTTTGAGTCATTGCCCTGTATCTGATGATAAGGAAAATCAGCCGCTCACTGCCGAAGATGCATGGGGCCTAAGCAGGACAACTGACGCTGACGAAGCCGACCCCAATGCTCAAATCGTTTCAGCTACagccatcgagaagtggaatTGTGGTCAGGGTTACCACCCCATAATCCCTTTGACCGAGAACCGAGACTCTCGCATCGACGATTGCGATATTGACCCTGAGACTGGCGATCTTATTGATCCAGTTCGATACATTAAATTGCAAAAGGATAGTCAGGCAAACCTTGACTGGCGCCGAATGCAACTCAGTTCGGAGGAGCGCATTGCGAGAGAGATCGCTCGCCGAGAGGTGGTGAAGAAAGAGATCCAACAGAGGGAACAGGAAGAAAAGTATGCGAATATGAATTTTGAAGAGGACAAGGTCCCTGATGCTGCCTGCACTCTCCGACCGGCGGAGGATCAAGACTTCCAGGCTATTGCAGACATCATCAACTTGGAACGCGAGCAGGGACAGAACTCTCAAGTATATCTTCCCAAGATCGACCGCAGCACGATCGGAAACCTTTACAACACGTGCCTTCAAAAGCATCGGCCATTCATTGTTGCCATCCCTGCACCAGGGAGAATCCCCGACCGTAGCAAGTGGTCCAAGGCCGAACAAGAAGAATACCGGGAATTTCTCAAGTTCAAGCAGTCCCGCGGAACATCAAAGCCAACCGTTCTCGGGTTTGCTGTCATCAACGATGTCCATCAGGGTTTTCTGGACAGCATTTTTCGCGGTTCCCGCTTCTCGGGCAACATTACAGTGATTGTTCATCCGCAACATCGCAAGAAACTTGTTGGCACGGCCCTCCTCGACAAGATCTTGTCATGCGTCGACATCTACCACCGGAGCGAAATTGACTACACCTGGGATTGCGCGGAATCTCGGCAGATTTATGAGTATGTATCTGCACACAACCTCCGAAAGTACAACAAGGTCTATGTCGAGTTTTTCTCCATTGGAAAGGATGATCCCGAGGTTGGGAAAATTCAGCGTCTTTTGGGCAAGTTTGATTTCGAGCCTGTGGCCACGTTCACAAACGCTGTCAAACATGGAATTGAGCCAGGTGTCTGGAAGAGCCTGAACGTGTGGGAGCTGGAAGTCCGCACAACGAACGAGATTGACCAACTTCCGGAGGATATGTGA